In Desulfobacterales bacterium, a genomic segment contains:
- a CDS encoding protein kinase codes for MDKIASGGMAELYRAKIIGDRGFEKIVAVKKILPYLAFDDVLVSSFIDEAKLAALLQHQNIVQIYDFGTMANSYFIAMELLAGKDLRLSTNKSKQKNMPMDLETALYITAQICDGLEYAHKLRDFQGKPLGIIHRDISPPNILITFSGQVKIIDFGIAKARNQSKDTQVGIIKGKVAYMSPEQADGKVIDHRSDIFATGILLYEMLSRRRMYTGEDTLQVLSRVREARFEPPENVIGYRYPELFRILNRILAKNPDDRYPSSGEMQADIEGLLNKLPNRPSTQGISQYMHRLFEKEISDEDLAMRAAMQVQAPTELPGAGYDTADTLTGFEDAASNITEVIEPDPGPAEEKAAVSTTAEKSNWSERRGVKYAAAVFFVGILVLWSLFVYRKVFLSGDSGGGLSPAGSDKLRAAAVTAFEEKQYSKAAELLQKAVSESPSRKGELLPYYTKALLGQASELAGADPEKAEGLIIRAVELNPGDPEALFQLGLFYTHREQYQKAIAAYSKAAELNPQHPNTFYNLGYIYAKIKNYGKAEEMFERTVKLSPPFMDEALFNLAIVQQRLGKREPFVKNLKLAIEANPNNKLAKEYLDRIDRVKRK; via the coding sequence ATGGACAAAATCGCTTCCGGCGGTATGGCCGAGTTGTACCGGGCCAAAATCATCGGCGATCGGGGTTTTGAGAAGATTGTCGCCGTTAAAAAAATCCTTCCGTACCTTGCTTTCGATGATGTTCTGGTATCTTCTTTTATTGATGAGGCCAAGCTCGCGGCCCTGCTGCAGCACCAGAATATTGTCCAGATTTATGATTTCGGCACCATGGCAAACAGCTATTTCATTGCCATGGAATTGCTGGCCGGCAAAGACCTGCGCCTGTCGACAAATAAGTCCAAACAAAAAAACATGCCGATGGATCTGGAAACAGCGCTTTACATCACCGCCCAGATCTGTGACGGGCTGGAATACGCTCATAAGCTGCGCGATTTTCAGGGAAAACCGTTGGGAATTATCCACCGGGATATCAGCCCGCCGAATATTTTGATAACGTTCAGCGGGCAGGTGAAAATTATTGATTTTGGCATTGCCAAAGCCAGGAACCAGAGCAAAGACACCCAGGTGGGGATTATCAAGGGAAAAGTCGCTTATATGTCACCGGAACAGGCCGATGGCAAGGTGATTGATCATCGTTCCGATATTTTTGCGACGGGTATACTCCTTTATGAAATGCTGTCGCGCCGGCGGATGTATACCGGCGAAGACACCCTCCAGGTGCTTTCCCGGGTGCGTGAAGCCCGGTTTGAGCCGCCTGAAAATGTGATTGGTTATCGATATCCCGAGCTTTTTAGAATTCTCAACCGGATACTTGCCAAAAATCCGGACGACCGCTACCCTTCCAGCGGTGAAATGCAGGCGGACATTGAAGGGCTGTTAAATAAGCTGCCGAACCGGCCGTCTACCCAGGGTATTTCTCAGTATATGCATCGTCTCTTTGAGAAAGAGATTTCAGATGAAGATCTGGCGATGCGTGCCGCAATGCAGGTTCAGGCGCCGACGGAGCTCCCGGGCGCAGGATACGACACGGCAGACACATTAACAGGTTTCGAAGACGCAGCTTCAAACATAACCGAGGTGATCGAGCCGGACCCGGGGCCGGCCGAAGAAAAAGCCGCAGTATCAACCACTGCCGAAAAATCCAATTGGAGCGAAAGGCGCGGCGTAAAGTATGCGGCTGCGGTTTTTTTTGTGGGGATACTTGTGCTATGGTCTTTATTTGTTTACCGAAAGGTGTTCTTGTCCGGCGACAGCGGTGGCGGCTTAAGCCCTGCAGGTTCGGACAAATTAAGGGCCGCCGCCGTGACCGCTTTTGAAGAAAAGCAGTATTCAAAAGCAGCTGAATTGTTACAAAAGGCTGTTTCGGAAAGCCCCTCTCGAAAAGGGGAACTGTTGCCGTACTATACCAAAGCATTGCTGGGACAGGCATCAGAGCTGGCTGGGGCAGATCCCGAAAAGGCAGAAGGGTTAATTATCAGGGCGGTTGAGTTGAATCCGGGAGACCCCGAAGCACTTTTTCAACTTGGGCTTTTTTATACGCACCGGGAACAATATCAAAAAGCCATCGCAGCATACAGCAAGGCAGCCGAATTAAACCCGCAGCATCCCAACACCTTCTACAATCTCGGTTATATTTATGCCAAAATAAAAAATTACGGGAAGGCCGAGGAAATGTTCGAACGCACGGTTAAACTTTCTCCGCCTTTTATGGATGAGGCCTTGTTTAATCTTGCAATTGTTCAGCAGCGGCTTGGCAAGCGGGAACCATTTGTCAAAAACCTTAAACTGGCCATAGAAGCAAATCCGAACAATAAACTTGCCAAAGAATACCTGGATCGAATTGACCGTGTAAAAAGGAAATAG